One genomic segment of Phyllopteryx taeniolatus isolate TA_2022b chromosome 12, UOR_Ptae_1.2, whole genome shotgun sequence includes these proteins:
- the ofd1 gene encoding centriole and centriolar satellite protein ofd1 isoform X4: protein MSTKEDALSPDELRKRLYKTLRDRGVLDTLKTQLRNQLIHELKPGRLSGAEPSLRSDSLLVSVCNNIVADYLHSSGYEYSLSVFCPESGLCKEKVFKKGDLLQLLKISPQSPFYKSLYLSINDTGFLINLVSHVADHQTACRHRDADTQTTSSASYEESLVEKMKLIDKEYENVNYSGEKWFSFQSKLASYKRELESQMQIEMNTKMQHFKEVELAKVKMEERVQFQKEFDKLKQELERTYEMKTTALNTREKHAIERLQKQQEIEERNVYMQRQMVLKEIDTLRNRENELRLRMESFEETCQIHEEKVKTGEELLRRRELAVKTMEEMHDQRLKNELSSYQLELKEDYNKRAEQLTASEKQNKEESIRIQQDSAAVKAKLEKYNKACSEMKRLQVELDAAQQQTSLLRQQNELLRERLENMSDFPNLKEDNARLQGQVKLLKKQLEEAQEENRRLSADLGKPSDEQLALQVELRKLQSACKIDKEEFANQKHMLQKQLQLEVERCGQLNVQLMEVEEKLQWTTTHVEDLKMQLHQTQQALENEVLFNPKPSLVDRSVLDFTGDKLVPPDIYVDREALMPLAAYEHVADVGRLVRGDSNSDLEMLAECNARMRQLEREAESLEEKCLKYQQRAARSSISRRRPATPSSRADSPLLTLTSDLSHPYTAHLSNTFIRPVSPEKAGTPSPTAHDAGNAFPAVQHRVTFYQEQLQKSYGTSSLSSAERQSARNDDLSQGQHSFTHRSFPTRRTLRRDAAEEVTSSPLFRDMSHDSHLPSAHRNEASSSGEFSPELSPPRSPRLQSTVRDQHSSPSQQRVSSSSHSSPQPERINVEDLTGISPEPGHIPELVLDTAVPLSSSEAPGGPSVPRPQAPRDLPEPATDPRGRAGE from the exons atgtCAACCAAGGAAGATGCGTTATCCCCAGACGAGTTGAGGAAGCGACTTTATAAAACTCTGAGAGACAGGGGCGTGCTGGACACGCTAAAG ACTCAGCTGCGAAACCAACTCATCCACGAGTTAAAACCTGGACGATTAAGCGGAGCAGAACCATCTCTGAGATCAGATTCCCTTTTGGTGTCAGTCTGCAACAACATCGTGGCTGACTATCTTCACAGCTCAGGCTATGAGTACTCCTTATCTGTATTCTGCCCTGAGAGTGGCCTGTGCAAAGAGAAG GTGTTCAAGAAAGGAGACCTCCTTCAGCTTCTTAAAATCAGCCCTCAGTCACCGTTTTACAAATCCTTG TATTTGAGCATCAATGATACAG GGTTTTTAATCAACCTCGTGTCACACGTCGCTGACCATCAGACTGCGTGTCGGCACCGGGACGCCGACACTCAGACAACAAGCTCAGCAAGTTATGAAGAATCTCTTG TTGAGAAGATGAAATTGATCGACAAGGAATATGAGAATGTGAACTACAGTGGGGAAAAGTGGTTTTCATTCCAGTCTAAACTGGCTTCCTATAAGAGAGAATTAGAATCCCAGATGCAGATTGAAATGAACACCAAG ATGCAGCATTTTAAAGAGGTTGAACTCGCCAAGGTTAAGATGGAGGAAAGAGTGCAGTTTCAGAAGGAGTTTGACAAGCTGAAACAAGAACTGGAGAGAACCTATGAGATGAAGACGACGGCATTGAACACCAGGGAGAAACACGCCATTGAGCGGCTTCAAAAGCAACAAGAG ATCGAGGAAAGAAATGTCTACATGCAGAGGCAAATGGTGCTGAAGGAAATCGACACACTGCGGAACAGAGAAAATGAGCTGAGGTTGCGAATGGAGTCTTTTGAAga GACTTGTCAAATACACGAAGAGAAGGTTAAGACAGGCGAAGAGCTGCTGAGGAGGCGAGAACTAGCAGTGAAGACCATGGAGGAGATGCATGACCAAAGGCTGAAGAATGAACTTTCAAG TTATCAGCTGGAACTAAAGGAGGATTACAACAAGAGAGCAGAGCAACTAACAGCAAGTGAGAAGCAAAACAAAG AGGAAAGCATTCGCATTCAACAAGATTCGGCTGCAGTTAAAGCCAAATTAGAGAAGTACAATAAAGCCTGTTCAGAGATGAAGCGGCTGCAG GTGGAGCTGGATGCAGCACAGCAGCAGACCAGTCTGCTCCGTCAGCAGAATGAACTGCTGCGGGAAAGACTGGAGAATATGAGCGACTTCCCCAATTTGAAAGAAGACAACGCACGCTTGCAGGGGCAAGTGAAGCTTCTAAAGAAACAGCTAGAGGAGGCCCAGGAGGAGAACCGGCGTCTCAGTGCAG ACTTGGGCAAACCCTCCGACGAGCAGCTGGCCTTGCAGGTGGAGCTCCGCAAGCTTCAGAGCGCTTGCAAAATTGATAAGGAGGAGTTTGCGAACCAGAAGCACATGCTGCAGAAACAGCTGCAGTTGGAG GTGGAACGATGTGGTCAGCTGAATGTGCAGCTGATGGAGGTTGAGGAGAAGCTGCAGTGGACGACCACTCACGTTGAGGACCTCAAAATGCAGCTTCATCAAACCCAACAAG CTCTTGAAAACGAAGTGCTGTTCAACCCCAAACCCTCGCTGGTCGACCGCTCTGTGTTGGACTTCACCGGCGACAAGCTGGTCCCCCCCGACATCTACGTGGACCGAGAGGCGCTGATGCCCCTGGCGGCCTACGAGCACGTCGCCGACGTAGGCCGGCTCGTGCGGGGCGATTCCAACTCCGACTTGGAGATGCTGGCTGAATGTAACGCTCGCATGCGGCAGCTGGAGAGGGAGGCTGAAAGCTTGGAGGAAAAATGTTTGAAGTACCAGCAGAGGGCAGCGCGCTCCAGCATCTCACGGAGGCGTCCCGCGACGCCTTCAAGTCGGGCGGACTCTCCTCTGCTGACCCTAACTTCTGACCTCTCCCACCCTTACACCGCCCACCTGTCAAACACCTTCATCAGACCAGTGTCTCCTGAAAAAGCTGGAACCCCCTCCCCAACCGCACATGACGCCGGAAACGCCTTCCCAGCTGTTCAACACAGAGTGACCTTCTATCAAGAGCAACTTCAAAAGTCTTATGGCACGAGCAGCCTTTCGTCGGCTGAACGTCAGTCAGCAAGAAATGATGACCTCTCTCAGGGGCAACACTCATTCACACATCGATCCTTCCCCACCAGGAGGACGCTCCGTCGAGATGCAGCAGAAG AAGTCACTTCATCGCCGTTGTTCCGGGACATGTCACACGACAGCCATCTGCCCTCAGCCCACCGCAATgaggcgtccagttcaggggaATTCTCTCCCGAGCTGAGCCCCCCTCGCAGCCCCCGGCTCCAGAGCACTGTGCGAGACCAACACAG TTCTCCAAGTCAACAACGTGTCTCCTCCAGCTCGCATTCCTCCCCGCAGCCTGAGAGGATTAACGTTGAGGATCTCACTGGCATTTCACCAG AACCCGGCCACATTCCAGAGCTTGTCCTGGACACTGCCGTCCCTCTCTCCTCCTCCGAGGCCCCCGGCGGCCCCTCTGTCCCCCGCCCACAGGCCCCGCGGGACCTCCCGGAACCCGCCACTGACCCACGGGGTCGAGCGGGTGAGTGA
- the ofd1 gene encoding centriole and centriolar satellite protein ofd1 isoform X3, with product MSTKEDALSPDELRKRLYKTLRDRGVLDTLKTQLRNQLIHELKPGRLSGAEPSLRSDSLLVSVCNNIVADYLHSSGYEYSLSVFCPESGLCKEKVFKKGDLLQLLKISPQSPFYKSLYLSINDTGFLINLVSHVADHQTACRHRDADTQTTSSASYEESLVEKMKLIDKEYENVNYSGEKWFSFQSKLASYKRELESQMQIEMNTKMQHFKEVELAKVKMEERVQFQKEFDKLKQELERTYEMKTTALNTREKHAIERLQKQQEIEERNVYMQRQMVLKEIDTLRNRENELRTCQIHEEKVKTGEELLRRRELAVKTMEEMHDQRLKNELSSYQLELKEDYNKRAEQLTASEKQNKEESIRIQQDSAAVKAKLEKYNKACSEMKRLQVELDAAQQQTSLLRQQNELLRERLENMSDFPNLKEDNARLQGQVKLLKKQLEEAQEENRRLSADLGKPSDEQLALQVELRKLQSACKIDKEEFANQKHMLQKQLQLEVERCGQLNVQLMEVEEKLQWTTTHVEDLKMQLHQTQQALENEVLFNPKPSLVDRSVLDFTGDKLVPPDIYVDREALMPLAAYEHVADVGRLVRGDSNSDLEMLAECNARMRQLEREAESLEEKCLKYQQRAARSSISRRRPATPSSRADSPLLTLTSDLSHPYTAHLSNTFIRPVSPEKAGTPSPTAHDAGNAFPAVQHRVTFYQEQLQKSYGTSSLSSAERQSARNDDLSQGQHSFTHRSFPTRRTLRRDAAEEVTSSPLFRDMSHDSHLPSAHRNEASSSGEFSPELSPPRSPRLQSTVRDQHSSPSQQRVSSSSHSSPQPERINVEDLTGISPEPGHIPELVLDTAVPLSSSEAPGGPSVPRPQAPRDLPEPATDPRGRAEPSRISTASEDEDKLDEEQRWERERKERQEVRRREQEEAREREQQKAERLEKETLLQQQQRKEEEKEEDEEEEKKEGRDEFERQQAEVPSENPLEKYMKMVLEAREKKQDKSSGGEEEHVSPEVKSFSEEKDNSIAAYSHKDEDADDDFW from the exons atgtCAACCAAGGAAGATGCGTTATCCCCAGACGAGTTGAGGAAGCGACTTTATAAAACTCTGAGAGACAGGGGCGTGCTGGACACGCTAAAG ACTCAGCTGCGAAACCAACTCATCCACGAGTTAAAACCTGGACGATTAAGCGGAGCAGAACCATCTCTGAGATCAGATTCCCTTTTGGTGTCAGTCTGCAACAACATCGTGGCTGACTATCTTCACAGCTCAGGCTATGAGTACTCCTTATCTGTATTCTGCCCTGAGAGTGGCCTGTGCAAAGAGAAG GTGTTCAAGAAAGGAGACCTCCTTCAGCTTCTTAAAATCAGCCCTCAGTCACCGTTTTACAAATCCTTG TATTTGAGCATCAATGATACAG GGTTTTTAATCAACCTCGTGTCACACGTCGCTGACCATCAGACTGCGTGTCGGCACCGGGACGCCGACACTCAGACAACAAGCTCAGCAAGTTATGAAGAATCTCTTG TTGAGAAGATGAAATTGATCGACAAGGAATATGAGAATGTGAACTACAGTGGGGAAAAGTGGTTTTCATTCCAGTCTAAACTGGCTTCCTATAAGAGAGAATTAGAATCCCAGATGCAGATTGAAATGAACACCAAG ATGCAGCATTTTAAAGAGGTTGAACTCGCCAAGGTTAAGATGGAGGAAAGAGTGCAGTTTCAGAAGGAGTTTGACAAGCTGAAACAAGAACTGGAGAGAACCTATGAGATGAAGACGACGGCATTGAACACCAGGGAGAAACACGCCATTGAGCGGCTTCAAAAGCAACAAGAG ATCGAGGAAAGAAATGTCTACATGCAGAGGCAAATGGTGCTGAAGGAAATCGACACACTGCGGAACAGAGAAAATGAGCTGAG GACTTGTCAAATACACGAAGAGAAGGTTAAGACAGGCGAAGAGCTGCTGAGGAGGCGAGAACTAGCAGTGAAGACCATGGAGGAGATGCATGACCAAAGGCTGAAGAATGAACTTTCAAG TTATCAGCTGGAACTAAAGGAGGATTACAACAAGAGAGCAGAGCAACTAACAGCAAGTGAGAAGCAAAACAAAG AGGAAAGCATTCGCATTCAACAAGATTCGGCTGCAGTTAAAGCCAAATTAGAGAAGTACAATAAAGCCTGTTCAGAGATGAAGCGGCTGCAG GTGGAGCTGGATGCAGCACAGCAGCAGACCAGTCTGCTCCGTCAGCAGAATGAACTGCTGCGGGAAAGACTGGAGAATATGAGCGACTTCCCCAATTTGAAAGAAGACAACGCACGCTTGCAGGGGCAAGTGAAGCTTCTAAAGAAACAGCTAGAGGAGGCCCAGGAGGAGAACCGGCGTCTCAGTGCAG ACTTGGGCAAACCCTCCGACGAGCAGCTGGCCTTGCAGGTGGAGCTCCGCAAGCTTCAGAGCGCTTGCAAAATTGATAAGGAGGAGTTTGCGAACCAGAAGCACATGCTGCAGAAACAGCTGCAGTTGGAG GTGGAACGATGTGGTCAGCTGAATGTGCAGCTGATGGAGGTTGAGGAGAAGCTGCAGTGGACGACCACTCACGTTGAGGACCTCAAAATGCAGCTTCATCAAACCCAACAAG CTCTTGAAAACGAAGTGCTGTTCAACCCCAAACCCTCGCTGGTCGACCGCTCTGTGTTGGACTTCACCGGCGACAAGCTGGTCCCCCCCGACATCTACGTGGACCGAGAGGCGCTGATGCCCCTGGCGGCCTACGAGCACGTCGCCGACGTAGGCCGGCTCGTGCGGGGCGATTCCAACTCCGACTTGGAGATGCTGGCTGAATGTAACGCTCGCATGCGGCAGCTGGAGAGGGAGGCTGAAAGCTTGGAGGAAAAATGTTTGAAGTACCAGCAGAGGGCAGCGCGCTCCAGCATCTCACGGAGGCGTCCCGCGACGCCTTCAAGTCGGGCGGACTCTCCTCTGCTGACCCTAACTTCTGACCTCTCCCACCCTTACACCGCCCACCTGTCAAACACCTTCATCAGACCAGTGTCTCCTGAAAAAGCTGGAACCCCCTCCCCAACCGCACATGACGCCGGAAACGCCTTCCCAGCTGTTCAACACAGAGTGACCTTCTATCAAGAGCAACTTCAAAAGTCTTATGGCACGAGCAGCCTTTCGTCGGCTGAACGTCAGTCAGCAAGAAATGATGACCTCTCTCAGGGGCAACACTCATTCACACATCGATCCTTCCCCACCAGGAGGACGCTCCGTCGAGATGCAGCAGAAG AAGTCACTTCATCGCCGTTGTTCCGGGACATGTCACACGACAGCCATCTGCCCTCAGCCCACCGCAATgaggcgtccagttcaggggaATTCTCTCCCGAGCTGAGCCCCCCTCGCAGCCCCCGGCTCCAGAGCACTGTGCGAGACCAACACAG TTCTCCAAGTCAACAACGTGTCTCCTCCAGCTCGCATTCCTCCCCGCAGCCTGAGAGGATTAACGTTGAGGATCTCACTGGCATTTCACCAG AACCCGGCCACATTCCAGAGCTTGTCCTGGACACTGCCGTCCCTCTCTCCTCCTCCGAGGCCCCCGGCGGCCCCTCTGTCCCCCGCCCACAGGCCCCGCGGGACCTCCCGGAACCCGCCACTGACCCACGGGGTCGAGCGG aaCCCTCCCGAATTTCAACAGCCTCGGAGGATGAGGATAAATTGGATGAGGAGCAGCGTTGGGAAAGAGAGAGGAAAGAAAGGCAAGAAGTGAGGCGACGGGAGCAAGAGGAGGCCAGAGAAAGAGAACAACAGAAGGCGGAAAGACTGGAGAAAGAAACT CTCTTGCAACAGCAACAAcgaaaggaggaggagaaggaggaggatgaggaagaggagaaaaaagAGGGAAGAGATGAGTTTGAGAGGCAGCAAGCAGAAGTCCCGAGTGAAAACCCTTTAGAGAAATACATGAAGATGGTCTTGGAAGCCAGAGAGAAGAAACAAGACAAG agCTCTGGAGGTGAAGAAGAACACGTGAGCCCAGAGGTCAAGAGTTTTTCTGAGGAGAAAGATAATAG CATTGCGGCATATTCGCACAAGGATGAAGATGCCGACGATGATTTCTGGTGA
- the ofd1 gene encoding centriole and centriolar satellite protein ofd1 isoform X1: protein MSTKEDALSPDELRKRLYKTLRDRGVLDTLKTQLRNQLIHELKPGRLSGAEPSLRSDSLLVSVCNNIVADYLHSSGYEYSLSVFCPESGLCKEKVFKKGDLLQLLKISPQSPFYKSLYLSINDTGFLINLVSHVADHQTACRHRDADTQTTSSASYEESLVEKMKLIDKEYENVNYSGEKWFSFQSKLASYKRELESQMQIEMNTKMQHFKEVELAKVKMEERVQFQKEFDKLKQELERTYEMKTTALNTREKHAIERLQKQQEIEERNVYMQRQMVLKEIDTLRNRENELRLRMESFEETCQIHEEKVKTGEELLRRRELAVKTMEEMHDQRLKNELSSYQLELKEDYNKRAEQLTASEKQNKEESIRIQQDSAAVKAKLEKYNKACSEMKRLQVELDAAQQQTSLLRQQNELLRERLENMSDFPNLKEDNARLQGQVKLLKKQLEEAQEENRRLSADLGKPSDEQLALQVELRKLQSACKIDKEEFANQKHMLQKQLQLEVERCGQLNVQLMEVEEKLQWTTTHVEDLKMQLHQTQQALENEVLFNPKPSLVDRSVLDFTGDKLVPPDIYVDREALMPLAAYEHVADVGRLVRGDSNSDLEMLAECNARMRQLEREAESLEEKCLKYQQRAARSSISRRRPATPSSRADSPLLTLTSDLSHPYTAHLSNTFIRPVSPEKAGTPSPTAHDAGNAFPAVQHRVTFYQEQLQKSYGTSSLSSAERQSARNDDLSQGQHSFTHRSFPTRRTLRRDAAEEVTSSPLFRDMSHDSHLPSAHRNEASSSGEFSPELSPPRSPRLQSTVRDQHSSPSQQRVSSSSHSSPQPERINVEDLTGISPEPGHIPELVLDTAVPLSSSEAPGGPSVPRPQAPRDLPEPATDPRGRAEPSRISTASEDEDKLDEEQRWERERKERQEVRRREQEEAREREQQKAERLEKETLLQQQQRKEEEKEEDEEEEKKEGRDEFERQQAEVPSENPLEKYMKMVLEAREKKQDKSSGGEEEHVSPEVKSFSEEKDNSIAAYSHKDEDADDDFW, encoded by the exons atgtCAACCAAGGAAGATGCGTTATCCCCAGACGAGTTGAGGAAGCGACTTTATAAAACTCTGAGAGACAGGGGCGTGCTGGACACGCTAAAG ACTCAGCTGCGAAACCAACTCATCCACGAGTTAAAACCTGGACGATTAAGCGGAGCAGAACCATCTCTGAGATCAGATTCCCTTTTGGTGTCAGTCTGCAACAACATCGTGGCTGACTATCTTCACAGCTCAGGCTATGAGTACTCCTTATCTGTATTCTGCCCTGAGAGTGGCCTGTGCAAAGAGAAG GTGTTCAAGAAAGGAGACCTCCTTCAGCTTCTTAAAATCAGCCCTCAGTCACCGTTTTACAAATCCTTG TATTTGAGCATCAATGATACAG GGTTTTTAATCAACCTCGTGTCACACGTCGCTGACCATCAGACTGCGTGTCGGCACCGGGACGCCGACACTCAGACAACAAGCTCAGCAAGTTATGAAGAATCTCTTG TTGAGAAGATGAAATTGATCGACAAGGAATATGAGAATGTGAACTACAGTGGGGAAAAGTGGTTTTCATTCCAGTCTAAACTGGCTTCCTATAAGAGAGAATTAGAATCCCAGATGCAGATTGAAATGAACACCAAG ATGCAGCATTTTAAAGAGGTTGAACTCGCCAAGGTTAAGATGGAGGAAAGAGTGCAGTTTCAGAAGGAGTTTGACAAGCTGAAACAAGAACTGGAGAGAACCTATGAGATGAAGACGACGGCATTGAACACCAGGGAGAAACACGCCATTGAGCGGCTTCAAAAGCAACAAGAG ATCGAGGAAAGAAATGTCTACATGCAGAGGCAAATGGTGCTGAAGGAAATCGACACACTGCGGAACAGAGAAAATGAGCTGAGGTTGCGAATGGAGTCTTTTGAAga GACTTGTCAAATACACGAAGAGAAGGTTAAGACAGGCGAAGAGCTGCTGAGGAGGCGAGAACTAGCAGTGAAGACCATGGAGGAGATGCATGACCAAAGGCTGAAGAATGAACTTTCAAG TTATCAGCTGGAACTAAAGGAGGATTACAACAAGAGAGCAGAGCAACTAACAGCAAGTGAGAAGCAAAACAAAG AGGAAAGCATTCGCATTCAACAAGATTCGGCTGCAGTTAAAGCCAAATTAGAGAAGTACAATAAAGCCTGTTCAGAGATGAAGCGGCTGCAG GTGGAGCTGGATGCAGCACAGCAGCAGACCAGTCTGCTCCGTCAGCAGAATGAACTGCTGCGGGAAAGACTGGAGAATATGAGCGACTTCCCCAATTTGAAAGAAGACAACGCACGCTTGCAGGGGCAAGTGAAGCTTCTAAAGAAACAGCTAGAGGAGGCCCAGGAGGAGAACCGGCGTCTCAGTGCAG ACTTGGGCAAACCCTCCGACGAGCAGCTGGCCTTGCAGGTGGAGCTCCGCAAGCTTCAGAGCGCTTGCAAAATTGATAAGGAGGAGTTTGCGAACCAGAAGCACATGCTGCAGAAACAGCTGCAGTTGGAG GTGGAACGATGTGGTCAGCTGAATGTGCAGCTGATGGAGGTTGAGGAGAAGCTGCAGTGGACGACCACTCACGTTGAGGACCTCAAAATGCAGCTTCATCAAACCCAACAAG CTCTTGAAAACGAAGTGCTGTTCAACCCCAAACCCTCGCTGGTCGACCGCTCTGTGTTGGACTTCACCGGCGACAAGCTGGTCCCCCCCGACATCTACGTGGACCGAGAGGCGCTGATGCCCCTGGCGGCCTACGAGCACGTCGCCGACGTAGGCCGGCTCGTGCGGGGCGATTCCAACTCCGACTTGGAGATGCTGGCTGAATGTAACGCTCGCATGCGGCAGCTGGAGAGGGAGGCTGAAAGCTTGGAGGAAAAATGTTTGAAGTACCAGCAGAGGGCAGCGCGCTCCAGCATCTCACGGAGGCGTCCCGCGACGCCTTCAAGTCGGGCGGACTCTCCTCTGCTGACCCTAACTTCTGACCTCTCCCACCCTTACACCGCCCACCTGTCAAACACCTTCATCAGACCAGTGTCTCCTGAAAAAGCTGGAACCCCCTCCCCAACCGCACATGACGCCGGAAACGCCTTCCCAGCTGTTCAACACAGAGTGACCTTCTATCAAGAGCAACTTCAAAAGTCTTATGGCACGAGCAGCCTTTCGTCGGCTGAACGTCAGTCAGCAAGAAATGATGACCTCTCTCAGGGGCAACACTCATTCACACATCGATCCTTCCCCACCAGGAGGACGCTCCGTCGAGATGCAGCAGAAG AAGTCACTTCATCGCCGTTGTTCCGGGACATGTCACACGACAGCCATCTGCCCTCAGCCCACCGCAATgaggcgtccagttcaggggaATTCTCTCCCGAGCTGAGCCCCCCTCGCAGCCCCCGGCTCCAGAGCACTGTGCGAGACCAACACAG TTCTCCAAGTCAACAACGTGTCTCCTCCAGCTCGCATTCCTCCCCGCAGCCTGAGAGGATTAACGTTGAGGATCTCACTGGCATTTCACCAG AACCCGGCCACATTCCAGAGCTTGTCCTGGACACTGCCGTCCCTCTCTCCTCCTCCGAGGCCCCCGGCGGCCCCTCTGTCCCCCGCCCACAGGCCCCGCGGGACCTCCCGGAACCCGCCACTGACCCACGGGGTCGAGCGG aaCCCTCCCGAATTTCAACAGCCTCGGAGGATGAGGATAAATTGGATGAGGAGCAGCGTTGGGAAAGAGAGAGGAAAGAAAGGCAAGAAGTGAGGCGACGGGAGCAAGAGGAGGCCAGAGAAAGAGAACAACAGAAGGCGGAAAGACTGGAGAAAGAAACT CTCTTGCAACAGCAACAAcgaaaggaggaggagaaggaggaggatgaggaagaggagaaaaaagAGGGAAGAGATGAGTTTGAGAGGCAGCAAGCAGAAGTCCCGAGTGAAAACCCTTTAGAGAAATACATGAAGATGGTCTTGGAAGCCAGAGAGAAGAAACAAGACAAG agCTCTGGAGGTGAAGAAGAACACGTGAGCCCAGAGGTCAAGAGTTTTTCTGAGGAGAAAGATAATAG CATTGCGGCATATTCGCACAAGGATGAAGATGCCGACGATGATTTCTGGTGA